A stretch of Metabacillus sp. FJAT-52054 DNA encodes these proteins:
- a CDS encoding dicarboxylate/amino acid:cation symporter — protein sequence MKLATKIIIGLIAGGIVGIILNITSPDLFKQLDTFLFTPLGKIFLNLINMLVVPIVFFSITLGVAGLGDPKKLGRIGGKTIAYFLSTTAIAIIIGLGLALVIQPGNAGEFDTKNTEYKAEEAPSVSDTLLNIFPKNPIEAMASGDMLQIIAFSVFIGFGIAMLGEKTAAVKKVLEQGNDLMMYLVGVVMKFAPYGTFGLIATAVGSQGFDAIKAMGLYFIVVVLALVIHAFLTYGSSIMFLAKKSPVWFFKGFAPAMTVGFSTSSSNATLPVSMETAQKNLGVPKQISGFVQPLGATINMDGTAIMQGVATVFIAQVYGQDLTVTQLLTVVLTAVLASIGTAGVPGVGLIMLALVLNSVNLPVEGIALILGIDRLLDMARTTVNITGDAACAVIVAESEKKNGSIPPDNKIAEST from the coding sequence ATGAAATTAGCTACAAAAATCATTATCGGTTTAATTGCAGGGGGAATTGTCGGAATTATCTTGAATATCACATCCCCTGACCTATTTAAGCAGCTCGATACCTTTCTATTTACTCCTTTAGGTAAAATCTTTCTTAATTTAATCAATATGCTGGTCGTTCCTATTGTTTTTTTCTCCATTACATTAGGGGTCGCAGGACTGGGAGATCCGAAAAAACTAGGAAGAATCGGCGGAAAAACTATTGCCTATTTTCTATCGACTACTGCCATTGCCATTATCATTGGCCTTGGTCTTGCCTTAGTTATCCAGCCTGGAAATGCAGGAGAGTTTGACACGAAAAATACGGAATATAAAGCGGAGGAAGCACCTTCTGTTTCTGATACGCTTTTAAACATTTTCCCAAAGAATCCAATTGAAGCAATGGCAAGCGGAGATATGCTTCAAATCATCGCCTTCTCTGTTTTCATCGGCTTTGGTATTGCGATGCTTGGAGAAAAAACAGCTGCAGTTAAAAAGGTTCTTGAACAGGGAAATGATTTAATGATGTATCTGGTTGGGGTAGTCATGAAGTTTGCCCCGTACGGTACGTTTGGATTGATTGCGACAGCAGTAGGCAGCCAGGGTTTTGATGCTATCAAAGCAATGGGGCTTTATTTTATCGTTGTCGTACTGGCTCTTGTCATTCATGCATTCCTTACGTATGGTTCAAGCATCATGTTTTTGGCAAAAAAGAGCCCGGTTTGGTTCTTTAAAGGCTTTGCTCCCGCGATGACAGTTGGGTTCAGTACATCCAGCAGTAATGCGACCTTGCCGGTATCTATGGAAACGGCTCAAAAAAATCTTGGTGTTCCTAAACAAATCAGCGGCTTCGTACAGCCTCTCGGTGCTACCATTAATATGGATGGTACAGCGATTATGCAGGGGGTTGCCACTGTATTCATCGCACAGGTATATGGACAGGATCTAACAGTTACACAGCTATTAACCGTTGTCCTTACAGCGGTGCTTGCAAGTATCGGCACGGCAGGAGTTCCTGGGGTCGGACTGATTATGCTTGCACTGGTATTAAATTCAGTTAATCTCCCGGTAGAAGGGATTGCTCTTATTCTTGGAATTGACCGTCTATTGGATATGGCTCGTACTACAGTGAACATCACTGGGGATGCTGCGTGTGCGGTAATTGTAGCCGAATCGGAAAAGAAAAATGGGAGTATACCTCCCGATAATAAAATAGCGGAGAGTACGTAA
- the tatA gene encoding twin-arginine translocase TatA/TatE family subunit, with amino-acid sequence MGSLGFGEILLILVVALLLFGPKKLPELGKAAGRTLREFKNATRGMMEEDDDKAAAKKTEEQARP; translated from the coding sequence ATGGGCAGTTTGGGGTTTGGAGAAATTTTATTGATTTTAGTCGTAGCATTGCTGTTATTTGGACCGAAAAAACTGCCGGAGCTTGGAAAAGCGGCGGGCAGAACACTTCGTGAATTTAAAAATGCTACACGAGGTATGATGGAAGAAGACGACGATAAGGCAGCGGCTAAAAAGACAGAAGAACAGGCACGTCCATGA
- a CDS encoding amino acid permease, with protein sequence MEQKKWGFWLLSAFVIGNMVGSGIFMLPSTLAQMASPMGAASAWLVTGIGVLMIAFVFGNLSMRKPELTGGPQSYAKAMFKSEKNGKIAGFSMVWGYWVANWISNVAIITSFAGYLSTFLPVMKDPAVLFTIGSQDFEKGRLLTFAVCTILLWGTHTILVNNLNAAGRLNFAATASKVIGFMLFIGAALFAFQGASTGKWYFDVQSASGEPQGLFKQVQLAAVSTLWAFVGIESAVILSGRARSQADVKKATIFGLFVALTIYMITTLLTMGVIPREELMQSDKPFVDVLSLFIGDGGGIAMAVLALVSLFGSTLGWILMSSEVAYQAAKSGIFPAAFGKNNKKGSPIVSLTITNIMSQLFIFSVISGTISEAYTFLTTSATLAYLIPYLVSSIYYLKLVIKGETFNEMKGSRVREGIIASLALLYSVYVIISGTSDLKTFFLGIGLFLVGFIVYPLLNRNNKKEGGKLDTDTETLK encoded by the coding sequence ATGGAACAAAAAAAATGGGGCTTCTGGCTTCTTTCCGCATTTGTTATCGGAAATATGGTCGGATCCGGTATATTCATGCTTCCGAGCACGCTTGCTCAAATGGCAAGTCCGATGGGGGCAGCCTCCGCCTGGCTGGTTACAGGTATTGGGGTATTAATGATTGCCTTCGTGTTTGGAAATCTTTCCATGAGAAAACCTGAACTCACCGGCGGACCGCAAAGCTATGCAAAGGCTATGTTCAAATCTGAAAAAAACGGTAAAATAGCTGGGTTTAGTATGGTTTGGGGTTATTGGGTGGCGAACTGGATCAGCAACGTAGCCATCATTACCAGCTTTGCAGGCTATTTATCAACGTTTCTTCCGGTTATGAAGGATCCTGCCGTTCTTTTCACCATCGGATCACAGGATTTTGAAAAAGGCAGACTTCTTACATTTGCTGTATGTACAATTTTGCTGTGGGGCACTCATACCATATTGGTTAATAATTTAAATGCTGCAGGCCGGTTAAATTTTGCCGCAACAGCTTCGAAAGTAATTGGTTTTATGCTATTCATCGGGGCGGCTCTGTTTGCTTTTCAGGGTGCTTCTACGGGGAAATGGTATTTCGATGTACAATCTGCTTCAGGTGAACCGCAGGGACTCTTCAAACAAGTTCAGCTTGCTGCTGTTTCTACACTTTGGGCCTTCGTTGGGATTGAATCCGCTGTGATCCTGTCGGGACGCGCCCGTTCACAGGCAGATGTCAAAAAAGCGACCATCTTCGGATTGTTTGTAGCATTGACCATTTATATGATTACCACCTTGCTGACTATGGGCGTTATTCCAAGAGAAGAACTTATGCAGTCTGATAAACCGTTTGTTGATGTACTGTCTCTTTTCATTGGAGACGGCGGCGGGATTGCGATGGCGGTGCTAGCATTGGTTTCCTTGTTCGGTTCTACTTTAGGATGGATTTTAATGAGTTCGGAAGTAGCCTACCAGGCAGCTAAATCAGGAATTTTCCCTGCCGCGTTTGGTAAAAACAATAAAAAGGGCAGTCCTATTGTTTCCCTTACGATTACAAACATTATGTCCCAGCTGTTTATTTTCTCTGTAATATCCGGAACGATCAGTGAGGCTTATACGTTCCTTACTACCTCTGCAACACTCGCTTACTTAATTCCGTACCTCGTTTCATCTATTTATTATTTGAAGCTGGTCATTAAGGGCGAGACGTTTAATGAAATGAAAGGTTCAAGAGTAAGAGAAGGAATCATTGCTTCCTTGGCCCTTTTGTACAGCGTGTATGTTATCATCTCAGGCACATCGGATTTAAAAACATTTTTCCTGGGAATAGGTTTATTCCTAGTCGGGTTTATCGTTTATCCGCTGCTTAACCGAAATAATAAAAAAGAAGGCGGGAAGCTTGATACAGACACAGAGACTTTGAAATAA
- a CDS encoding cation:dicarboxylase symporter family transporter produces MKKISLAWQILIGLGLGIAVGAIFYGNPTVVSYLQPIGDIFLRLIKMIVIPIVISSIIVGVASVGDTKKLGKLGGKTILYFEIITTIAIVIGLLSANIFQPGAGVDKDGLEKTDISSYVDTAEGVESHGIADTFVNIVPSNIFQSFVEGDMLAIIFFSVMFGLGVAAIGDRGKPVLAFFQGAADTMFYVTNQVMKFAPFGVFALIGITVSKFGLDSLIPLGKLMILVYATMIFFVLVVLGLTAKIVGVNIFHIIKLLKDELILGFSTSSSETVLPRIMEKMERFGCPKAITSFVIPTGYSFNLDGSTLYQALAAIFIAQMYGIDLSIAEQLTLMLVLMVTSKGIAGVPGVSFVVLLATLGTVGIPVEGLAFIAGIDRLLDMGRTVVNIVGNSLAAVVISKWEGEFKPVPLEEARKTA; encoded by the coding sequence GTGAAGAAAATCAGTTTAGCATGGCAAATATTGATAGGTCTTGGGCTCGGTATTGCGGTAGGGGCTATTTTTTATGGTAACCCCACGGTCGTAAGCTACCTCCAGCCTATTGGAGATATCTTTCTGCGTTTAATTAAGATGATTGTTATTCCGATTGTCATTTCCAGTATTATTGTTGGAGTCGCGAGTGTTGGTGACACCAAAAAACTTGGAAAACTTGGCGGGAAAACAATTCTTTATTTTGAAATCATTACAACGATCGCCATTGTCATCGGTTTGCTTTCGGCTAATATTTTTCAGCCGGGTGCGGGAGTTGATAAGGATGGATTGGAAAAAACCGATATTTCAAGCTATGTTGATACGGCTGAAGGTGTAGAAAGTCACGGGATTGCCGATACATTCGTCAATATTGTACCTTCAAACATTTTTCAATCATTTGTAGAAGGGGACATGCTCGCAATTATCTTCTTCTCTGTTATGTTCGGTTTAGGTGTAGCAGCTATTGGAGATCGTGGAAAACCGGTTCTCGCATTCTTCCAGGGCGCAGCAGACACCATGTTTTATGTAACAAATCAAGTCATGAAGTTCGCACCATTTGGTGTATTTGCCCTTATTGGAATTACCGTTTCAAAGTTTGGACTTGATTCTTTAATACCACTTGGCAAGCTGATGATTTTAGTATACGCTACTATGATTTTCTTCGTTCTTGTCGTACTTGGCCTTACTGCAAAAATCGTTGGAGTAAACATTTTTCATATTATCAAGCTTCTGAAAGATGAACTGATCCTAGGATTTTCTACATCCAGTTCAGAAACGGTCCTTCCAAGGATTATGGAAAAAATGGAACGGTTCGGCTGTCCAAAAGCTATCACTTCCTTTGTCATCCCGACTGGATATTCCTTTAATCTAGATGGATCAACACTCTATCAGGCTCTTGCTGCCATTTTCATTGCCCAAATGTACGGCATTGATTTGTCCATCGCAGAGCAGCTGACTCTTATGCTTGTGCTTATGGTTACATCTAAAGGAATAGCGGGTGTACCTGGGGTTTCCTTCGTTGTTCTGCTTGCAACATTGGGAACTGTCGGAATTCCGGTTGAAGGTCTTGCCTTCATAGCAGGAATTGACCGTCTTCTTGATATGGGACGTACGGTAGTAAACATTGTAGGAAACTCTTTAGCAGCAGTTGTCATCTCGAAGTGGGAAGGTGAATTCAAGCCTGTACCGCTGGAGGAAGCAAGAAAGACAGCGTAA
- a CDS encoding D-alanyl-D-alanine carboxypeptidase family protein, translating into MKQVLHLIITVFTLSIFFHPVKAAGKEEDDKKLLLESEAALVMDAKTGQILFEKNGSTSMYPASITKIATAIYAIEHGNLEEEVTVSKNARNAEGTKVFLEEGEQVPLKRLIQGMLINSGNDAAIAIAEHLSGSVGEFSKDLNQYLQTEIGVTHTHFVNPNGLFDPEHKTTAADMAKITQYAKKNEEFSNIFGTKALKWEGKSWNTTIFTHHKLLKQQPYEGITGGKNGFVSQAGYTLVTSAERNGLSLIAVTLKSPNDQGTYDDTKKLLDYGFTHFETENIAPTAALKNKQREPLQLTRPLFYTKHHDEKVTTEIGKADKLIVVGEDGRTLAAASLQSAVPEGQGISQSPKQNRSSKDVSFHNHFYMSVMMAFLLVIGVGGALYIQTKKY; encoded by the coding sequence ATGAAGCAAGTTCTACATCTAATAATTACTGTTTTCACCCTATCCATTTTTTTTCATCCTGTTAAAGCAGCAGGTAAAGAAGAAGACGATAAGAAGCTGCTCCTTGAGAGTGAGGCTGCATTAGTCATGGATGCTAAGACGGGTCAAATCCTATTCGAAAAGAACGGATCTACTTCCATGTATCCTGCAAGTATTACGAAAATTGCTACCGCCATTTATGCAATCGAACATGGAAATTTAGAGGAAGAGGTCACCGTAAGCAAGAACGCCAGAAATGCAGAAGGAACAAAGGTATTTCTTGAAGAAGGGGAGCAAGTTCCTTTAAAACGGCTTATTCAGGGCATGCTCATAAATTCAGGAAATGATGCAGCAATAGCGATCGCTGAACATTTAAGCGGAAGTGTCGGTGAATTTTCAAAAGATTTAAATCAGTATTTGCAGACTGAAATTGGCGTTACCCACACCCACTTCGTGAATCCTAATGGACTCTTTGATCCGGAACATAAAACAACAGCCGCAGATATGGCTAAAATTACACAATACGCAAAAAAGAATGAAGAATTCTCAAATATTTTCGGTACAAAAGCACTGAAATGGGAAGGGAAGTCATGGAACACGACTATTTTCACCCATCACAAATTGCTAAAGCAGCAGCCTTATGAGGGGATAACTGGTGGGAAAAACGGGTTCGTTTCTCAAGCAGGCTATACCCTGGTTACTTCTGCAGAAAGAAATGGACTAAGTCTTATCGCAGTTACCCTCAAATCTCCAAACGATCAAGGGACTTATGATGATACAAAGAAGCTGCTGGATTACGGATTCACTCATTTTGAAACAGAAAACATTGCTCCTACAGCAGCTCTGAAAAATAAACAAAGAGAACCTCTTCAATTAACACGGCCTTTGTTTTATACAAAGCACCATGATGAAAAGGTCACAACAGAGATTGGCAAAGCGGACAAGCTTATTGTTGTAGGGGAAGATGGAAGAACTCTGGCAGCTGCAAGCCTGCAATCAGCTGTCCCTGAAGGACAGGGCATTAGCCAGTCCCCAAAACAGAATCGTTCAAGCAAGGATGTTTCTTTTCATAACCATTTTTACATGTCGGTCATGATGGCTTTTCTCTTAGTTATAGGAGTTGGAGGAGCCCTTTATATCCAGACAAAAAAGTATTGA
- a CDS encoding UDP-N-acetylmuramoyl-L-alanyl-D-glutamate--2,6-diaminopimelate ligase, with amino-acid sequence MNLHQLLLSSSIKPESIRKDWQGIEITGITSDSRNLKPGNLFIAISGYQQDGHKYIEAAIRAGAAAVAGEKAEPERLPVPCIQLVDSRKQMAQLAIAFYGEPQKKHKMIGITGTNGKTTTAFMIKHILETAGLSCSLFGSIANYINGKWYRASNTTPDSLQLQELLHRSNDEYAVMEVSSHGISQHRVEGVEFDYALFTNLDQDHLDYHHTMEEYFAVKSKLFQQLSHSGKAFINTDSVWGEKLAENLRTEGKEIYTFGENTGNNLRLSEWKTSKFPAAILNETENRGHFIQLAVPGLHNIYNAGLAFLALKEMGVEERVISEALMKFPGVPGRNEVYKEAGQPTFMVDYAHTSEALYHCLKTARECGAEKVYHIFGFRGGRDESKRCEMIKLSSDLSDAYVLTQDDLNGVPEKEILNELEKLQTAFGNEKGRIISDRTMAIQHMFMHASQGDWIVVTGKGAEPYQQAFELPASSDGETIRYLQRTAAAQAKKAE; translated from the coding sequence ATGAATTTACATCAGCTGCTTTTATCTTCATCCATAAAGCCTGAGTCTATTAGGAAAGACTGGCAAGGGATTGAAATAACCGGTATCACATCGGATTCGAGAAATCTAAAACCCGGCAATTTGTTTATTGCCATCAGCGGCTATCAGCAGGATGGACACAAGTATATTGAAGCCGCTATCAGAGCAGGGGCTGCTGCTGTGGCAGGAGAAAAAGCAGAGCCGGAACGTCTTCCTGTTCCCTGCATCCAGCTTGTGGATAGCAGAAAGCAAATGGCTCAGCTTGCAATTGCTTTCTACGGAGAGCCTCAAAAGAAACACAAAATGATTGGGATCACAGGCACTAATGGAAAAACCACGACTGCTTTTATGATTAAACATATTCTTGAAACAGCTGGATTGAGCTGCTCTCTTTTCGGGTCGATTGCCAATTACATAAATGGAAAATGGTACCGCGCCTCCAATACGACTCCTGACAGCCTTCAGCTTCAGGAACTTCTTCATAGGAGTAATGATGAATATGCGGTGATGGAAGTCTCTTCCCACGGTATTAGTCAGCACAGAGTAGAAGGTGTGGAATTTGATTATGCATTGTTTACTAATCTCGATCAGGATCATTTGGATTACCATCATACAATGGAAGAATATTTTGCAGTAAAATCCAAGCTCTTTCAACAGCTGTCCCATTCCGGAAAAGCTTTCATTAATACGGATAGCGTTTGGGGGGAGAAGCTTGCGGAAAATCTCCGAACGGAAGGAAAAGAAATCTATACGTTTGGGGAAAACACGGGAAATAATTTGCGCTTATCAGAATGGAAAACGAGTAAGTTCCCTGCTGCCATCTTGAATGAAACAGAAAACAGAGGGCATTTTATTCAGTTGGCCGTACCAGGTCTTCATAATATTTATAACGCTGGACTAGCCTTTTTGGCACTTAAAGAAATGGGTGTTGAAGAACGGGTGATTTCAGAAGCGCTTATGAAATTTCCCGGTGTTCCCGGCAGAAATGAAGTGTATAAAGAAGCCGGTCAGCCTACCTTTATGGTGGATTATGCCCACACCTCGGAAGCTCTTTATCATTGTTTAAAGACTGCAAGAGAGTGCGGGGCGGAAAAGGTGTACCATATTTTTGGATTCAGAGGCGGAAGAGATGAATCGAAGCGATGTGAGATGATTAAATTATCTTCAGATTTAAGCGATGCGTATGTTCTTACACAGGATGACTTAAATGGTGTCCCAGAGAAGGAAATTTTGAATGAGCTAGAAAAATTACAAACCGCTTTTGGCAATGAGAAAGGCAGGATCATTTCTGACCGGACCATGGCTATTCAACATATGTTTATGCATGCTTCGCAGGGGGATTGGATTGTTGTAACCGGCAAAGGTGCAGAACCCTATCAGCAGGCATTTGAATTACCGGCCTCTTCTGATGGAGAAACGATACGCTATTTGCAAAGAACAGCTGCGGCGCAAGCAAAAAAAGCTGAATAA
- the fumC gene encoding class II fumarate hydratase: METRIERDTMGEIEVPADKLWGAQTQRSKENFKIGTEKMPLEVIYAFAVLKRSAAIANEQLGKLSSEKSQAIVKACDEILDGKWDDQFPLVVWQTGSGTQSNMNVNEVAARRANELLEKEETSIHPNDDVNMGQSSNDTFPTAMHIAALKAVKERLIPAVEQLRITLNEKSEKFKDLVKIGRTHLQDATPITLGQEISGWSYMLERSKGMIEEGASHLLNLAVGGTAVGTGINAHPEFGDMTAAEIANYTGMPFVSSANKFHALTSHDEMVYAHGAIKGLAADAMKIANDVRFLASGPRCGIGELSIPENEPGSSIMPGKVNPTQSEALTMAAVQVMGNDAAIGFAASQGNFELNVYKPVILYNFLQSVRLLADAINSFNVHCAKGIEPNDEVIKKYLNESLMLVTALNPHIGYENAAKIAKHAHKEGLTLKEASIELNLLTGEQFDQYVVPENMTKPK, encoded by the coding sequence ATGGAGACAAGAATCGAAAGGGACACAATGGGTGAAATTGAAGTACCTGCGGACAAACTATGGGGCGCGCAAACACAGCGGAGTAAAGAAAATTTTAAAATCGGCACGGAGAAAATGCCGCTTGAAGTCATCTATGCTTTTGCTGTTCTAAAACGAAGCGCAGCCATTGCTAATGAGCAGCTGGGCAAGCTGTCGAGCGAAAAATCACAAGCGATCGTAAAAGCGTGCGATGAAATTCTTGATGGAAAATGGGATGATCAGTTCCCCCTTGTTGTCTGGCAAACCGGCAGCGGTACGCAAAGCAATATGAATGTGAATGAGGTCGCAGCCCGGAGAGCAAACGAATTGCTTGAAAAGGAAGAAACTAGTATTCATCCGAATGATGATGTGAACATGGGTCAAAGCTCGAATGATACGTTTCCAACCGCCATGCATATTGCTGCATTGAAAGCAGTGAAGGAGCGTCTCATTCCAGCCGTAGAACAGCTTCGGATCACGCTGAACGAGAAGTCGGAGAAATTCAAGGACCTCGTAAAAATCGGCCGAACTCATCTTCAGGACGCAACACCTATTACATTAGGACAGGAAATAAGCGGCTGGTCGTATATGCTGGAAAGATCAAAAGGAATGATTGAGGAAGGAGCATCACACCTTCTTAATCTTGCGGTTGGCGGAACCGCTGTCGGAACCGGAATTAATGCACATCCTGAATTCGGTGACATGACCGCTGCCGAAATTGCCAACTATACGGGCATGCCGTTTGTTTCATCTGCTAATAAATTTCACGCCTTAACATCTCATGACGAAATGGTGTATGCACATGGAGCAATTAAGGGACTTGCAGCGGATGCCATGAAAATTGCAAATGATGTTCGCTTTTTAGCAAGCGGTCCCCGTTGCGGGATCGGAGAGCTTTCCATTCCGGAAAATGAGCCTGGAAGCTCCATTATGCCGGGGAAGGTCAATCCAACGCAAAGTGAAGCATTAACGATGGCAGCGGTACAGGTAATGGGGAATGATGCAGCCATCGGTTTTGCCGCAAGCCAGGGGAATTTTGAATTGAATGTTTATAAGCCTGTAATTCTCTATAATTTCCTGCAATCAGTCCGGCTGCTTGCGGATGCGATCAATTCCTTCAATGTTCACTGTGCTAAAGGAATTGAGCCAAATGATGAAGTGATAAAAAAATACTTAAATGAATCACTCATGCTTGTAACAGCGTTAAATCCTCATATTGGATATGAGAATGCAGCGAAAATTGCCAAGCATGCCCACAAAGAAGGATTGACTCTTAAAGAGGCATCGATCGAACTTAATCTGCTGACGGGAGAACAATTTGATCAATATGTAGTTCCGGAAAACATGACAAAGCCAAAATAA
- a CDS encoding GNAT family protein — protein MRKAGARIRLRELEERDAEKLYPIWSDPEVVRYLNMQAAATITEVRSMIYILRSLAGRKKAYRWSILDLNTEEILGTCGFNDWDEENARGEIGYELGKQYWGMGYMEEALLLLLDHAFIVMEANRIEAKVVPENKPSIHLLEKLHFQHEGRLRKYERMNGQYEDVMLFSLLKEEFPFFFD, from the coding sequence ATGAGAAAAGCTGGAGCAAGAATCCGGCTTCGGGAGCTGGAAGAAAGGGACGCAGAGAAACTTTATCCTATTTGGTCCGATCCTGAGGTTGTCCGATATTTAAATATGCAGGCTGCTGCGACCATTACAGAAGTGAGGTCTATGATCTACATTCTCCGATCGCTGGCTGGGAGGAAAAAAGCATACAGATGGTCGATTCTTGACCTGAATACAGAAGAAATTCTGGGAACTTGCGGATTTAATGACTGGGACGAGGAGAATGCACGGGGTGAAATCGGTTATGAGCTTGGCAAACAGTATTGGGGGATGGGCTATATGGAAGAGGCCCTTCTCCTTCTTTTGGATCATGCCTTCATTGTAATGGAGGCAAACCGGATTGAAGCAAAAGTGGTTCCTGAAAACAAGCCGTCTATTCACCTTTTGGAAAAACTCCATTTCCAGCATGAAGGCCGGCTGCGTAAATATGAGCGTATGAATGGGCAGTATGAGGATGTCATGCTTTTTTCCTTGTTAAAAGAGGAATTTCCATTCTTTTTTGATTAG
- a CDS encoding YvzF family protein, whose amino-acid sequence MAQIRIMGNKEELDAIIQSFEKNYTVTYTSKEYGRTNPKYKYSKDQRIYLDLKLKSQSLGEQR is encoded by the coding sequence GTGGCACAAATTCGGATAATGGGTAATAAAGAAGAATTGGATGCGATCATCCAGTCTTTTGAAAAAAATTATACGGTTACATATACATCAAAAGAATATGGAAGAACCAATCCTAAGTACAAGTATTCCAAAGATCAGCGCATCTACTTGGATTTGAAATTAAAGAGCCAGTCTTTAGGGGAGCAGCGATGA
- a CDS encoding EcsC family protein: protein MDTKESLQHSLSEVDKWEKDQQGLWFWEKITRLPFKLLDKITPAFIQKKIGDLLDEIGNYVQTGGKYLTQEKMMLKKLSEQTGSEIETIEDASKVSVQDMKKVCLDIRESRGNIATVQGASTGFGGMFTLAIDIPVLLGLSLKTLQEIAIAHGYDPSKKEERVFIVKCLQFASADIVGKQAVLNELSGYHTKTHSSEVFSQLQGWREVMYSYRDTYGIKKLLQMIPVAGMVFGALTNRSMIKELAETGTMLYQKRRILAKLDEMEKAEQEPASIEGSETPALPSDE, encoded by the coding sequence ATGGATACGAAAGAATCACTTCAGCATTCCTTATCCGAAGTAGATAAGTGGGAGAAAGATCAGCAGGGGTTATGGTTTTGGGAAAAAATCACCCGTCTTCCGTTTAAACTGCTGGACAAAATCACTCCCGCCTTCATACAAAAGAAAATCGGTGACCTTCTTGATGAAATCGGAAATTACGTTCAAACAGGCGGAAAATATCTAACTCAGGAAAAAATGATGCTTAAAAAGCTGTCAGAACAAACAGGAAGCGAAATCGAAACCATTGAAGATGCCTCTAAAGTATCTGTTCAGGATATGAAAAAAGTGTGTCTTGATATACGGGAATCCCGTGGCAATATCGCGACCGTTCAAGGTGCTTCTACTGGTTTCGGTGGAATGTTCACGCTGGCCATCGATATTCCTGTCCTTTTAGGGCTTTCTCTTAAAACACTCCAGGAAATTGCGATTGCGCATGGATACGACCCAAGCAAAAAAGAAGAACGGGTTTTTATCGTAAAATGCCTGCAGTTCGCATCTGCTGACATTGTCGGGAAGCAGGCCGTTTTAAATGAGCTATCCGGCTATCACACAAAAACTCATTCCTCTGAAGTCTTCTCCCAGCTCCAAGGATGGCGGGAAGTCATGTATTCATACAGGGATACATACGGAATAAAAAAACTGCTGCAAATGATCCCTGTTGCTGGCATGGTTTTTGGGGCTCTGACGAATCGTTCCATGATCAAGGAGCTTGCAGAAACAGGCACAATGCTTTATCAGAAGAGAAGAATTTTGGCGAAGCTGGATGAAATGGAAAAAGCAGAGCAGGAACCTGCATCCATTGAGGGCAGTGAAACACCAGCTCTTCCATCTGACGAATAG
- a CDS encoding DUF3243 domain-containing protein, which produces MAFEKDSAIHDEKIESKMDQMSKEEMDSILDNFEHFKSYLHDKVSKGEKLGLSEDILAKAAKTAAEYLANNAEPKNREEYLLKELWKSGNDEQRTHLSHILVKLAKNEA; this is translated from the coding sequence ATGGCTTTTGAAAAAGACTCCGCGATTCACGATGAAAAGATAGAAAGCAAAATGGATCAGATGAGCAAGGAGGAAATGGACAGCATCTTGGATAACTTTGAGCATTTCAAATCGTACCTGCATGATAAAGTCAGCAAAGGGGAAAAGCTCGGGCTAAGTGAAGACATTCTGGCGAAAGCTGCAAAAACAGCAGCTGAATATTTAGCAAATAATGCAGAGCCAAAAAACCGTGAGGAGTATTTGCTGAAGGAACTGTGGAAATCAGGAAACGATGAACAGCGTACACATCTCTCCCATATCCTTGTGAAATTAGCCAAAAATGAAGCATAA